A genomic stretch from Heliangelus exortis unplaced genomic scaffold, bHelExo1.hap1 Scaffold_131, whole genome shotgun sequence includes:
- the LOC139790672 gene encoding maestro heat-like repeat-containing protein family member 7, with the protein METAFSLTQARKMKVLLMDLLEVLQQGSKDVQLKALRICRKVMGELTREEASSIAVELLDKLLPLFDNGLLSELREISISLFTELLKKVAGKCKRQMRNQVRRGLLPLWFHMSDDTQSVAEASSQALLDAAEFLKWQQLQHVVRTEQMWRIGECLLLQDRTRAEDYLDQSLGYLHNAQASVRMEAIRFIGEPQPLRTLFWQPGPSPHCCPGTRSSRVAARAPHGCPVQGLGLPLPALPTQGGLVAALPSATLSLLVFRGLSPAGGEEVVQPRRPGLAARGQSQQKLSETISALQHLKYDSTPSIRCLATQTTFILSCVRVKAKPGSTKRPWRR; encoded by the exons ATGGAAACTGCTTTTTCACTCACACAGGCGAGAAAAATGAAGGTGCTCCTGATGGACTTGCTGGAggtcctgcagcagggcagcaaaGATGTTCAGCTGAAGGCCCTGAGGATCTGCAGAAAAGTGATGGGAGAACTGACGAGGGAGGAGGCCAGCTCCATcgctgtggagctgctggacaAGCTCCTGCCCCTCTTTGACAAc gGGCTGTTGAGCGAGCTGAGGGAGATCTCCATCAGCCTCTtcactgagctgctgaagaagGTGGCGGGGAAGTGCAAGAGGCAGATGAGAAACCAAGTGCGACGGGGCCTGCTCCCGCTCTGGTTTCACATGAGTGACGACACCCAGAGCGTGGCCGAG GCCTCCAGCCAAGCCCTCCTTGATGCCGCAGAGTTCCTCAAGTGGCAACAGCTCCAACACGTGGTGCGGACAGAGCAGATGTGGAGGATTGGAGAGTGCTTG ctgctgcaggacaggacCAGGGCTGAAGATTACTTGGATCAGAGCCTGGGGTACCTGCATAACGCTCAGGCCAGCGTGAGAATGGAGGCCATCAGGTTCATcggtgagccacagcccctgcggaccctcttctggcagcctggccccagcccccactgctgccctggcaccaggagcagccGTGTGGCTGCCAGAGCCCCTCATGGCTGCCCCGTGCAGGGCCTTGGCctccctctgccagccctgcccacgcagggggGCTTGGTGGCCGCCTTGCCCAGTGCCACCCTGTCACTCCTGGTCTTTCGCGGGCTCAGCCCTGCGGGGGGGGAGGAGGTTGTGCAGCCGAggcggccgg gGCTTGCTGCGCGGGGCCAAAGCCAGCAGAAGCTGTCTGAGACGATCAGCG CACTTCAGCACCTCAAGTATGACAGCACACCCTCCATCCGGTGCCTGGCAACTCAGACCACCTTCATTCTGAGCTGTGTAAGGGTGAAGGCAAAACCAGGAAGCACCAAGCGACCTTGGCGCCGCTAA
- the LOC139790698 gene encoding uncharacterized protein isoform X2 — MAERFPSPPMVEEDRDENTVQPLMVDDSWLPLYKDERLKQAVDFIVDFVRSPQKDTEQVTRFLKCICALCGCAKILGSTQGMEIFCHGYRLAETIKMVLEEEPPFQMQTEVRRLAMLAIAKLSTVGTVLEGKEKSLLEACFSSVFWLPPKETMRNLKPTVYYKTMEGTDTLLEALVLNCPASRVSELLQIIFQLLISSCNCLRPEVRKRVVGRIRILSRLLTEYSSENVRTRHPPARPSPPPCTPLQLSPPLCSGRPFCSSASLTQAAQNEESRDFQIPNLGRLLGQLVLLLSFKEEGDDTSAMALDALCSLFILKRQKLTTLPEDHGKLKENWELQTAAPSCLETARNVTEIFAKYLQPSERTDFILRIIEGMQDFTMYDKEMIKSVVDGITGDSDCWLVDMPKIMSCIYENLRFISSESAWQGVRSLLLKMVEQCPEEAVRLLLDNAPPGNSTGLDMWEVMFSVPLALDLVVPELLKQLQQRKQKLLFCTLREDTSCLAVSSQKEPPCPRPQLPGGSRSCTVWGAPPALPIPHCWVSFSCWPAFTCQRSTLPEPTSSGGS, encoded by the exons ATGGCGGAGAGattccccagcccccccatggTGGAGGAGGACAGGGATGAGAACACGGTGCAGCCTCTGATGGTCG ATGACAGCTGGCTGCCTCTCTACAAAGACGAGAGATTAAAGCAAGCGGTGGACTTCATCGTGGACTTTGTCAGGAGCCCGCAAAAG GACACGGAGCAGGTGACAAGGTTCCTGAAATGCATCTGTGCCCTGTGTGGATGTGCAAAGATCCTTGGCTCGACACAGGGCATGGAGATCTTCTGCCACGGGTACAGACTGGCAGAGACCATCAAG atggtgctggaggaggagccCCCTTTCCAAATGCAAACAGAAGTGCGGAGGCTTGCCATGCTGGCCATCGCCAAATTGAG CACGGTGGGGACAGTGCTggagggcaaagagaaaagccTCCTCGAGGCCTGCTTCTCCAGTGTCTTCTGGCTTCCTCCAAAAGAGACAATGAGGAACCTGAAACCCACCGTCTACTACAAG ACCATGGAAGGCACAGACACCCTGCTGGAGGCATTGGTGCTGAATTGTCCTGCCTCCAGAGTCAGCGAGCTGCTGCAGATTATATTCCAG ctcctgatCAGCTCGTGCAACTGCCTGAGACCCGAGGTGCGTAAGAGGGTGGTGGGCAGGATCAGGATTCTGAGCCGTCTCCTGACCGAGTATTCCTCAGAGAATGTAAGGACCCGGCACCCTCCAGCCAGGccatctccccctccctgcacacCGCTGCAGCTCTCCCCACCTCTCTGCTCTGGGAGACCCTTTTGCTCTTCTGCCTCCCTCACCCAGGCTGCTCAAAATGAGGAGAGCAGGGACTTCCAGATCCCAAACCTCGGGCGGCTGCTGGGACAACTCGTCCTCCTCCTGTCCTTCAAGGAAGAAGGCGATGACACCAGCGCCATGGCTTTGGACGCCCTTTGTTCCCTCTTCATACTAAAGCGACAAAAAT TGACAACACTGCCCGAGGACCATGGGAAGCTCAAGGAGAACTGGGAACTCCAGACTGCTGCCCCGTCCTGCTTGGAGACTGCCAGAAATGTTACTGAG ATTTTTGCCAAGTAtctccagccctctgaaagAACAGATTTCATCCTCAGAATCATTGAGGGCATGCAGGATTTCACCATGTATGACAAGGAGATGATCAAAAGCGTGGTGGACGGGATCACAGGAGACTCTGACTGCTGGCTGGTGGAT ATGCCAAAGATCATGAGCTGCATCTACGAGAACCTGCGCTTCATCAGCTCGGAGTCAGCCTGGCAGGGGGTGCGGTCGCTGCTTCTCAAGATGGTTGAGCAGTGCCCTGAGGAGGCagtcaggctgctgctggacaACGCTCCACCAGGAAACAG CACTGGCCTGGACATGTGGGAGGTGATGTTCTCCGTGCCCCTGGCCTTGGATCTGGTTGTGCCCGAGCTCCtcaagcagctccagcagaggaagcagaagctgctcttCTGCACTCTCAGGGAGGACACCTCTTGCTTGGCTGTGAGTTCCCAGAAAGAGCCCCCGTGCCCTCGTCCTCAGCTGCCCgggggaagcaggagctgcacGGTGTGGGGAGCTccaccagctctgcccatcCCTCACTGCTGGGTTTCTTTCAGTTGCTGGCCAGCCTTCACTTGCCAGAGGAGCACTTTGCCCGAACCTACGAGTTCTGGAGGTTCCTGA
- the LOC139790698 gene encoding maestro heat-like repeat-containing protein family member 7 isoform X1, whose amino-acid sequence MAERFPSPPMVEEDRDENTVQPLMVDDSWLPLYKDERLKQAVDFIVDFVRSPQKVTAAIPEVAMPGAAGRGSAACCQAAGGVCPLSASLFLSLPTACQDTEQVTRFLKCICALCGCAKILGSTQGMEIFCHGYRLAETIKMVLEEEPPFQMQTEVRRLAMLAIAKLSTVGTVLEGKEKSLLEACFSSVFWLPPKETMRNLKPTVYYKTMEGTDTLLEALVLNCPASRVSELLQIIFQLLISSCNCLRPEVRKRVVGRIRILSRLLTEYSSENAAQNEESRDFQIPNLGRLLGQLVLLLSFKEEGDDTSAMALDALCSLFILKRQKLTTLPEDHGKLKENWELQTAAPSCLETARNVTEIFAKYLQPSERTDFILRIIEGMQDFTMYDKEMIKSVVDGITGDSDCWLVDMPKIMSCIYENLRFISSESAWQGVRSLLLKMVEQCPEEAVRLLLDNAPPGNSTGLDMWEVMFSVPLALDLVVPELLKQLQQRKQKLLFCTLREDTSCLAVSSQKEPPCPRPQLPGGSRSCTVWGAPPALPIPHCWVSFSCWPAFTCQRSTLPEPTSSGGS is encoded by the exons ATGGCGGAGAGattccccagcccccccatggTGGAGGAGGACAGGGATGAGAACACGGTGCAGCCTCTGATGGTCG ATGACAGCTGGCTGCCTCTCTACAAAGACGAGAGATTAAAGCAAGCGGTGGACTTCATCGTGGACTTTGTCAGGAGCCCGCAAAAGGTAACTGCAGCCATTCCTGAGGTGGCCATGCcgggtgctgctggcaggggctctgctgcctgctgccaggctgctggaggtgtgtgtcccctctcagcctccctgtttctctctctgcccaCTGCCTGCCAGGACACGGAGCAGGTGACAAGGTTCCTGAAATGCATCTGTGCCCTGTGTGGATGTGCAAAGATCCTTGGCTCGACACAGGGCATGGAGATCTTCTGCCACGGGTACAGACTGGCAGAGACCATCAAG atggtgctggaggaggagccCCCTTTCCAAATGCAAACAGAAGTGCGGAGGCTTGCCATGCTGGCCATCGCCAAATTGAG CACGGTGGGGACAGTGCTggagggcaaagagaaaagccTCCTCGAGGCCTGCTTCTCCAGTGTCTTCTGGCTTCCTCCAAAAGAGACAATGAGGAACCTGAAACCCACCGTCTACTACAAG ACCATGGAAGGCACAGACACCCTGCTGGAGGCATTGGTGCTGAATTGTCCTGCCTCCAGAGTCAGCGAGCTGCTGCAGATTATATTCCAG ctcctgatCAGCTCGTGCAACTGCCTGAGACCCGAGGTGCGTAAGAGGGTGGTGGGCAGGATCAGGATTCTGAGCCGTCTCCTGACCGAGTATTCCTCAGAGAAT GCTGCTCAAAATGAGGAGAGCAGGGACTTCCAGATCCCAAACCTCGGGCGGCTGCTGGGACAACTCGTCCTCCTCCTGTCCTTCAAGGAAGAAGGCGATGACACCAGCGCCATGGCTTTGGACGCCCTTTGTTCCCTCTTCATACTAAAGCGACAAAAAT TGACAACACTGCCCGAGGACCATGGGAAGCTCAAGGAGAACTGGGAACTCCAGACTGCTGCCCCGTCCTGCTTGGAGACTGCCAGAAATGTTACTGAG ATTTTTGCCAAGTAtctccagccctctgaaagAACAGATTTCATCCTCAGAATCATTGAGGGCATGCAGGATTTCACCATGTATGACAAGGAGATGATCAAAAGCGTGGTGGACGGGATCACAGGAGACTCTGACTGCTGGCTGGTGGAT ATGCCAAAGATCATGAGCTGCATCTACGAGAACCTGCGCTTCATCAGCTCGGAGTCAGCCTGGCAGGGGGTGCGGTCGCTGCTTCTCAAGATGGTTGAGCAGTGCCCTGAGGAGGCagtcaggctgctgctggacaACGCTCCACCAGGAAACAG CACTGGCCTGGACATGTGGGAGGTGATGTTCTCCGTGCCCCTGGCCTTGGATCTGGTTGTGCCCGAGCTCCtcaagcagctccagcagaggaagcagaagctgctcttCTGCACTCTCAGGGAGGACACCTCTTGCTTGGCTGTGAGTTCCCAGAAAGAGCCCCCGTGCCCTCGTCCTCAGCTGCCCgggggaagcaggagctgcacGGTGTGGGGAGCTccaccagctctgcccatcCCTCACTGCTGGGTTTCTTTCAGTTGCTGGCCAGCCTTCACTTGCCAGAGGAGCACTTTGCCCGAACCTACGAGTTCTGGAGGTTCCTGA
- the LOC139790698 gene encoding uncharacterized protein isoform X3: MAERFPSPPMVEEDRDENTVQPLMVDDSWLPLYKDERLKQAVDFIVDFVRSPQKVTAAIPEVAMPGAAGRGSAACCQAAGGVCPLSASLFLSLPTACQDTEQVTRFLKCICALCGCAKILGSTQGMEIFCHGYRLAETIKMVLEEEPPFQMQTEVRRLAMLAIAKLSTVGTVLEGKEKSLLEACFSSVFWLPPKETMRNLKPTVYYKTMEGTDTLLEALVLNCPASRVSELLQIIFQLLISSCNCLRPEVRKRVVGRIRILSRLLTEYSSENVRTRHPPARPSPPPCTPLQLSPPLCSGRPFCSSASLTQAAQNEESRDFQIPNLGRLLGQLVLLLSFKEEGDDTSAMALDALCSLFILKRQKLTTLPEDHGKLKENWELQTAAPSCLETARNVTEIFAKYLQPSERTDFILRIIEGMQDFTMYDKEMIKSVVDGITGDSDCWLVDMPKIMSCIYENLRFISSESAWQGVRSLLLKMVEQCPEEAVRLLLDNAPPGNSTGLDMWEVMFSVPLALDLVVPELLKQLQQRKQKLLFCTLREDTSCLAVSSQKEPPCPRPQLPGGSRSCTVWGAPPALPIPHCWVSFSCWPAFTCQRSTLPEPTSSGGS; encoded by the exons ATGGCGGAGAGattccccagcccccccatggTGGAGGAGGACAGGGATGAGAACACGGTGCAGCCTCTGATGGTCG ATGACAGCTGGCTGCCTCTCTACAAAGACGAGAGATTAAAGCAAGCGGTGGACTTCATCGTGGACTTTGTCAGGAGCCCGCAAAAGGTAACTGCAGCCATTCCTGAGGTGGCCATGCcgggtgctgctggcaggggctctgctgcctgctgccaggctgctggaggtgtgtgtcccctctcagcctccctgtttctctctctgcccaCTGCCTGCCAGGACACGGAGCAGGTGACAAGGTTCCTGAAATGCATCTGTGCCCTGTGTGGATGTGCAAAGATCCTTGGCTCGACACAGGGCATGGAGATCTTCTGCCACGGGTACAGACTGGCAGAGACCATCAAG atggtgctggaggaggagccCCCTTTCCAAATGCAAACAGAAGTGCGGAGGCTTGCCATGCTGGCCATCGCCAAATTGAG CACGGTGGGGACAGTGCTggagggcaaagagaaaagccTCCTCGAGGCCTGCTTCTCCAGTGTCTTCTGGCTTCCTCCAAAAGAGACAATGAGGAACCTGAAACCCACCGTCTACTACAAG ACCATGGAAGGCACAGACACCCTGCTGGAGGCATTGGTGCTGAATTGTCCTGCCTCCAGAGTCAGCGAGCTGCTGCAGATTATATTCCAG ctcctgatCAGCTCGTGCAACTGCCTGAGACCCGAGGTGCGTAAGAGGGTGGTGGGCAGGATCAGGATTCTGAGCCGTCTCCTGACCGAGTATTCCTCAGAGAATGTAAGGACCCGGCACCCTCCAGCCAGGccatctccccctccctgcacacCGCTGCAGCTCTCCCCACCTCTCTGCTCTGGGAGACCCTTTTGCTCTTCTGCCTCCCTCACCCAGGCTGCTCAAAATGAGGAGAGCAGGGACTTCCAGATCCCAAACCTCGGGCGGCTGCTGGGACAACTCGTCCTCCTCCTGTCCTTCAAGGAAGAAGGCGATGACACCAGCGCCATGGCTTTGGACGCCCTTTGTTCCCTCTTCATACTAAAGCGACAAAAAT TGACAACACTGCCCGAGGACCATGGGAAGCTCAAGGAGAACTGGGAACTCCAGACTGCTGCCCCGTCCTGCTTGGAGACTGCCAGAAATGTTACTGAG ATTTTTGCCAAGTAtctccagccctctgaaagAACAGATTTCATCCTCAGAATCATTGAGGGCATGCAGGATTTCACCATGTATGACAAGGAGATGATCAAAAGCGTGGTGGACGGGATCACAGGAGACTCTGACTGCTGGCTGGTGGAT ATGCCAAAGATCATGAGCTGCATCTACGAGAACCTGCGCTTCATCAGCTCGGAGTCAGCCTGGCAGGGGGTGCGGTCGCTGCTTCTCAAGATGGTTGAGCAGTGCCCTGAGGAGGCagtcaggctgctgctggacaACGCTCCACCAGGAAACAG CACTGGCCTGGACATGTGGGAGGTGATGTTCTCCGTGCCCCTGGCCTTGGATCTGGTTGTGCCCGAGCTCCtcaagcagctccagcagaggaagcagaagctgctcttCTGCACTCTCAGGGAGGACACCTCTTGCTTGGCTGTGAGTTCCCAGAAAGAGCCCCCGTGCCCTCGTCCTCAGCTGCCCgggggaagcaggagctgcacGGTGTGGGGAGCTccaccagctctgcccatcCCTCACTGCTGGGTTTCTTTCAGTTGCTGGCCAGCCTTCACTTGCCAGAGGAGCACTTTGCCCGAACCTACGAGTTCTGGAGGTTCCTGA